Proteins encoded by one window of Primulina huaijiensis isolate GDHJ02 chromosome 1, ASM1229523v2, whole genome shotgun sequence:
- the LOC140990895 gene encoding cyclin-dependent kinase inhibitor 3-like isoform X2: protein MGKYMRKAEATSDVAVLDVSQSSLGVRTRAKTLALRRLQSTGAAPSLETPDSYYYLELRSRRLEKPLQTSRRVRRSCRCEVGGLEIEASLGGNVMNTEVRERDTRESTPCSSTMGSNPGPVHGSNAASRRGALNSLFINVPTPFEVEEFFTHEEQALQRFLTEKYNFDFVNELPLPGHYEWVKVSP, encoded by the exons ATGGGGAAATACATGAGGAAAGCTGAAGCCACAAGTGACGTGGCCGTTCTGGATGTCTCCCAGTCCTCCCTCGGTGTACGTACACGCGCCAAAACCCTAGCCTTACGCCGCCTCCAATCTACCGGTGCAGCTCCGTCTTTGGAAACGCCGGACTCGTATTACTACCTTGAGCTGCGCTCGCGGCGCCTTGAGAAGCCTCTGCAGACTTCACGGAGAGTACGGCGGAGCTGTCGCTGTGAAGTTGGCGGTTTGGAAATTGAGGCCTCTTTGGGGGGAAATGTAATGAATACGGAAGTCAGGGAAAG AGACACTCGGGAAAGCACTCCTTGCAGTTCAACAATGGGTTCCAACCCAGGCCCGGTCCATGGTTCAAATGCTGCTAGTCGAAGGGGGGCCCTTAATTCCCTTTTTATAAATGTCCCCACACCGTTTGAAGTTGAGGAATTTTTCACCCATGAAGAGCAAGCACTGCAGCGTTTTTTAACAGAAAA GTACAATTTCGACTTTGTGAACGAGTTACCACTCCCCGGGCACTATGAATGGGTGAAAGTGAGCCCCTGA
- the LOC140990895 gene encoding cyclin-dependent kinase inhibitor 3-like isoform X1, with protein sequence MGKYMRKAEATSDVAVLDVSQSSLGVRTRAKTLALRRLQSTGAAPSLETPDSYYYLELRSRRLEKPLQTSRRVRRSCRCEVGGLEIEASLGGNVMNTEVRESRDTRESTPCSSTMGSNPGPVHGSNAASRRGALNSLFINVPTPFEVEEFFTHEEQALQRFLTEKYNFDFVNELPLPGHYEWVKVSP encoded by the exons ATGGGGAAATACATGAGGAAAGCTGAAGCCACAAGTGACGTGGCCGTTCTGGATGTCTCCCAGTCCTCCCTCGGTGTACGTACACGCGCCAAAACCCTAGCCTTACGCCGCCTCCAATCTACCGGTGCAGCTCCGTCTTTGGAAACGCCGGACTCGTATTACTACCTTGAGCTGCGCTCGCGGCGCCTTGAGAAGCCTCTGCAGACTTCACGGAGAGTACGGCGGAGCTGTCGCTGTGAAGTTGGCGGTTTGGAAATTGAGGCCTCTTTGGGGGGAAATGTAATGAATACGGAAGTCAGGGAAAG CAGAGACACTCGGGAAAGCACTCCTTGCAGTTCAACAATGGGTTCCAACCCAGGCCCGGTCCATGGTTCAAATGCTGCTAGTCGAAGGGGGGCCCTTAATTCCCTTTTTATAAATGTCCCCACACCGTTTGAAGTTGAGGAATTTTTCACCCATGAAGAGCAAGCACTGCAGCGTTTTTTAACAGAAAA GTACAATTTCGACTTTGTGAACGAGTTACCACTCCCCGGGCACTATGAATGGGTGAAAGTGAGCCCCTGA
- the LOC140990886 gene encoding probable serine/threonine-protein kinase PBL25 encodes MIRDNPYKLVVKNHIQVLIRDCCVPCNLKAAIMRCFSCFSSHEKKASKNCGNKGTRSTVPVSTHHRREPPSPQRRPQPHTPSQPMPRPENQRKTTAEATNNRRATGEDSNNKNIAAQTFTFRELASATKNFRQENLLGEGGFGRVYKGRLDKAGQIVAVKQLDRNGLQGNREFLVEVLMLSLLHHQNLVNLIGYCADGEQRLLVYEYMALGSLEGHLLDITARHITPLPWLTRMKIALHAAKGLEYLHDKANPPVIYRDLKSSNILLDEEFNAKLSDFGLAKLGPVGDKTHVSSRVMGTYGYCAPEYQRTGHLTAKSDVYSFGVVLLELITGKRAIDTRRRGERHNLVKWAEPIFKEPHRFSELADPLLQGEFPRKSLNQAIAISAMCLQEDTSVRPFMSDVVTALSYLWEEPETEQSLPDAIPSSRMMTNADIHQSENITKEREIEVAEAIAWGSRSRDNNTL; translated from the exons ATGATCCGAGATAATCCTTATAAGTTAGTTGTAAAGAATCATATTCAAGTATTGATCAGGGATTGCTGTGTTCCCTGTAATTTGAAGGCCGCGATTATGAGATGTTTTTCTTGCTTTTCGTCCCATGAGAAGAAAGCATCCAAGAATTGTGGTAATAAAGGGACAAGAAGTACAGTTCCCGTCTCCACCCATCATCGTCGAGAACCACCGTCTCCACAGCGGCGGCCACAGCCTCATACTCCGTCACAGCCAATGCCACGGCCCG aaaatcaaagaaagactACAGCAGAAGCTACAAACAACAGGCGTGCCACCGGGGAAGATAGTAACAACAAGAATATCGCGGCTCAAACTTTCACCTTTAGGGAGCTGGCCTCGGCAACAAAAAATTTCAGGCAAGAAAATTTGCTCGGTGAGGGCGGATTCGGTCGTGTTTATAAAGGACGCCTTGATAAAGCTGGCCAG ATTGTAGCTGTTAAGCAACTAGACCGAAACGGGCTACAAGGAAACCGAGAATTTCTTGTAGAGGTTTTGATGTTAAGCCTTCTACATCATCAAAATCTCGTAAATCTAATCGGTTATTGTGCTGATGGAGAACAAAGACTCTTGGTCTATGAATACATGGCATTGGGATCTCTCGAAGGCCATCTACTCG ACATTACAGCAAGGCACATTACTCCATTACCTTGGCTCACAAGGATGAAAATAGCATTGCATGCTGCAAAAGGCCTAGAGTATTTGCATGATAAGGCGAACCCACCGGTGATTTACCGTGACTTGAAATCATCCAACATATTGCTCGACGAGGAATTCAATGCAAAGCTTTCTGATTTTGGGCTAGCTAAGCTTGGACCTGTGGGCGACAAGACGCATGTGTCATCGAGAGTTATGGGTACGTACGGGTATTGTGCCCCTGAGTATCAAAGAACCGGTCATCTCACCGCGAAATCGGATGTGTATAGCTTCGGAGTCGTTCTGTTAGAGTTGATCACCGGAAAACGAGCCATCGATACAAGGAGGCGAGGCGAGCGACATAATTTGGTGAAATGG GCCGAACCAATATTCAAAGAACCACACAGATTCTCAGAACTTGCTGATCCTTTACTTCAAGGAGAATTTCCGAGGAAAAGCCTCAACCAAGCAATTGCTATTTCAGCTATGTGTCTCCAAGAAGACACGTCGGTTCGTCCTTTTATGAGCGACGTGGTGACTGCCCTTAGCTACCTCTGGGAGGAACCTGAAACGGAACAGTCTCTGCCCGACGCCATTCCCTCCTCTAGGATGATGACAAATGCTGATATCCATCAAAGTGAGAACATAACAAAGGAAAGGGAAATAGAAGTTGCAGAAGCCATAGCATGGGGATCGAGATCGAGGGACAATAATACATTATAA
- the LOC140990911 gene encoding formate--tetrahydrofolate ligase, translating to MGKTVRKLEVASPVPADIDIANSVEPLHISKIAEELNLTPHHYDLYGKYKAKVLLSVLDELQRNGDGYYVVVGGITPTPLGEGKSTTTVGLCQALGAFLDKKVVTCVRQPSQGPTFGIKGGAAGGGYSQVIPMDEFNLHLTGDIHAITAANNLLAAAIDTRIFHESTQSDKALLNRLCPTNKEGKKSFSEIMFRRLSKLGISKSKPEELTPEEVNKFARLDIDPSSVTWRRVMDVNDRFLRKITIGQGPEEKGMTRETGFDISVASEIMAVLALTTSLSDMRERLGKMVIGNSKAGDPVTADDLGVGGALTVLMKDAINPTLMQTLEGTPVLVHAGPFANIAHGNSSIVADKIGLKLAGPGGFVITEAGFGADIGTEKFMNIKCRYSGLKPQCAVIVATIRALKMHGGGPEVVAGKPLDRAYVTENVALVEAGCINLARHISNTKSYGVNVVVAVNKFSTDSDVELNAVKNAALSAGAFDAVICTHHAHGGRGAVDLGIAVQKACENATQPLKFLYPLDTSIKNKIEAIAQSYGAKGVEYSEQAEKQIEMYSKQGFSNLPICMAKTQYSFSHNASEKGAPSGFVLPIRDVRASIGAGFIYPLVGTMSTMPGLPTRPCFYDIDLDTATGKVIGLS from the exons ATGGGGAAGACAGTGAGAAAATTGGAGGTGGCATCACCAGTGCCAGCAGATATTGATATAGCCAATTCAGTCGAGCCCCTTCACATCTCCAAGATTGCCGAAGAGCTCAATCTCACCCCTCATCATTATGATCTCTATGGAAAGTACAAGGCTAAG GTTTTGTTATCAGTGCTTGATGAACTTCAAAGAAATGGTGATGGATATTACGTTGTGGTTGGAGGGATTACCCCAACGCCTCTTGGAGAAGGCAAGTCCACTACCACTGTTGGTCTATGCCAAGCATTGGGAGCTTTTCTTGATAAAAAG GTTGTTACATGCGTTCGTCAGCCGTCACAAGGACCAACTTTTGGTATTAAAGGGGGTGCTGCTGGTGGGGGCTATAGCCAAGTAATTCCAATGGACGAGTTTAATCTTCACTTAACTGGGGATATTCATGCAATAACTGCTGCAAATAACCTTCTTGCTGCGGCAATTGATACCAGAATCTTCCATGAATCTACGCAATCCGACAAAGCTCTTTTGAACCGCCTTTGCCCAACAAATAAAGAAGGTAAAAAGAgttttagtgaaataatgttTAGGCGTTTGAGTAAACTTGGCATCTCTAAATCCAAGCCTGAAGAACTTACACCAGAGGAAGTAAATAAATTTGCCAGGCTTGATATTGATCCAAGTTCCGTCACATGGAGAAGAGTGATGGATGTAAATGACCGGTTCTTGAGAAAAATCACCATTGGCCAGGGCCCCGAAGAGAAGGGTATGACACGAGAAACAGGTTTCGATATTTCAGTCGCTAGTGAAATTATGGCAGTCTTAGCGCTCACAACTTCACTATCCGATATGAGAGAGAGACTTGGGAAAATGGTTATTGGAAATAGCAAAGCTGGTGATCCTGTCACAGCTGATGATCTTGGAGTTGGTGGCGCTTTGACTGTACTAATGAAAGATGCCATAAACCCTACACTTATGCAAACTCTTGAAGGCACCCCTGTTCTTGTCCATGCCGGCCCTTTTGCTAATATTGCACACGGAAACTCCTCTATAGTTGCTGATAAAATTGGCCTTAAGCTTGCTGGACCTGGTGGTTTTGTTATCACAGAAGCAGGGTTTGGTGCTGATATTGGCACAGAAAAGTTCATGAATATAAAGTGTCGATATAGTGGTTTGAAGCCTCAATGTGCTGTTATTGTGGCGACGATAAGGGCACTCAAAATGCATGGTGGAGGGCCCGAGGTTGTGGCTGGGAAGCCTCTGGATCGTGCCTATGTGACAGAGAATGTGGCTCTTGTTGAAGCTGGCTGTATTAACTTGGCTAGACATATTTCAAACACGAAATCTTATGGTGTAAATGTCGTGGTGGCTGTCAACAAGTTTTCGACTGATTCTGACGTAGAACTAAATGCAGTCAAGAATGCAGCATTATCTGCTGGAGCTTTCGATGCTGTAATTTGCACTCACCATGCTCATGGAGGGAGAGGAGCG GTGGATCTTGGGATTGCGGTTCAAAAAGCCTGTGAGAATGCCACTCAACCTTTGAAATTTTTGTATCCTCTGGATACAAGTATTAAGAACAAAATAGAGGCAATAGCACAGTCGTACGGTGCCAAAGGTGTAGAGTACTCAGAACAG GCTGAGAAACAGATCGAAATGTACAGCAAACAAGGATTTTCTAACCTGCCAATTTGCATGGCCAAGACTCAATATTCATTTTCGCACAATGCTTCAGAAAAGGGTGCTCCAAGTGGCTTTGTTCTTCCTATCAGAGACGTAAGGGCAAGTATCGGTGCTGGTTTCATCTACCCTTTAGTCGGTACTATGAGCACAATGCCCGGTTTACCAACGAGGCCATGCTTCTATGACATAGATCTTGATACTGCCACCGGAAAAGTTATTGGTctttcttga
- the LOC140990994 gene encoding peroxidase N-like: MTHKSKIFWVLTSLMLCVGARSQLRADFYSKTCPTLLSIVRKEVRMAIKNEARIAASLLRLHFHDCFVNGCDASLLLDGKHGEKFAFPNLNSARGFEVIDSIKEAVENACSCVVSCADILAIAARDSVSLSGGPSWKVLLGRRDGLVANQTGANILLPSPFESLDRIIAKFADVGLNLTDVVALSGGHTIGLSRCTLFSHRLSNFSGTGAPDSSLDSRVVPRLQAACPTDSDGNNTVPLDINSRDSFDSHYFENLAKGRGILQSDQVLFSSELAISTTRDIVRLYASDPTAFSNDFANSMIKMGNIKTLTGSSGEVRGNCRVVNS, translated from the exons ATGACGCATAAGTCAAAGATATTTTGGGTTCTAACGAGTTTAATGCTATGTGTAGGCGCAAGGTCTCAATTGAGGGCAGATTTTTACTCAAAAACATGTCCAACTTTGCTTAGTATTGTTCGAAAAGAGGTTAGGATGGCCATAAAGAATGAGGCGAGGATTGCGGCTTCTTTGCTTAGGCTTCACTTCCACGATTGCTTCGTAAAT GGGTGTGATGCATCATTGTTGTTGGATGGAAAACATGGTGAAAAATTTGCTTTCCCGAACTTGAACTCAGCAAGAGGCTTTGAGGTGATTGATTCAATCAAAGAGGCGGTGGAGAATGCATGCAGCTGTGTCGTTTCATGTGCAGACATTCTCGCGATAGCTGCAAGAGATTCTGTTTCCTTG AGTGGAGGACCTTCGTGGAAGGTATTACTGGGAAGAAGAGATGGATTAGTGGCTAACCAAACTGGAGCCAATATCTTGCTTCCTTCTCCATTTGAATCACTTGATAGAATCATCGCAAAATTTGCAGATGTTGGTCTAAATCTCACCGATGTCGTTGCTTTATCAG GTGGTCACACAATTGGGTTATCAAGATGTACACTTTTTAGCCACagattatcaaatttttcgggGACGGGTGCGCCGGACAGTTCTCTGGACAGCCGTGTTGTTCCACGTTTGCAGGCTGCTTGCCCTACAGATAGCGACGGAAATAACACTGTCCCTCTCGACATCAATTCCAGAGACTCTTTTGATAgtcattattttgaaaatttggccAAGGGAAGAGGCATTCTTCAGTCTGATCAGGTATTGTTCTCCAGTGAATTAGCCATATCCACTACCAGAGATATCGTTCGCCTCTATGCGAGTGATCCCACGGCGTTCTCGAATGATTTCGCAAATTCTATGATAAAGATGGGAAATATTAAGACGTTAACTGGATCGAGTGGTGAAGTTAGGGGAAATTGTCGGGTTGTTAATTCTTGA
- the LOC140973096 gene encoding uncharacterized protein — MDLMESYKEGFPSCAVGGVIRDHEGQPILAFGELIDKAQSVTMAELFAIQVGLKVARQHNIQIHQITSDSLLAVQAVTRPEEDLSYVGSIATDISILLEALESPHLIHVRRSANRVAHSVAAFAFSSSSHFVWEHGSFPLWLIKLVIADLSSS; from the exons ATGGATTTAATGGAAT CTTATAAAGAGGGATTTCCTAGTTGTGCAGTTGGTGGTGTGATTCGTGATCATGAGGGACAACCGATTTTGGCTTTCGGAGAATTGATTGACAAGGCCCAATCTGTTACAATGGCCGAGCTTTTTGCCATCCAGGTTGGCTTGAAGGTTGCTAGGCAGCACAACATTCAGATTCATCAAATCACCTCGGACTCTCTTCTGGCAGTGCAAGCAGTCACAAGGCCAGAAGAGGATCTTAGTTATGTGGGTTCAATTGCTACGGATATTAGCATACTTTTGGAGGCACTCGAGAGCCCTCATCTTATTCATGTTAGGAGATCGGCTAACCGGGTGGCTCACTCGGTTGCTGCTTTTGCTTTTTCATCCTCCTCTCATTTTGTTTGGGAGCATGGATCTTTTCCTTTGTGGTTGATTAAACTTGTAATTGCGGATTTATCTTCTTCTTAA